Within the Thermanaeromonas toyohensis ToBE genome, the region CTTCTCCTAAACGCCTGGCCAGTTCAGCATATTCATCCACGGTACTGCCAGCAATATTTACGATGATGGGCGGCCTAAAGCGCCGTAAGAAGGGCATCTTCTCCCGGATAAAAGCTTCTAAACCTGGATTTTGTAGCCCTATAGAGTTAAGGAGCCCAGCAGGGGTTTCCACTATCCGCGGGGGCGGGTTACCCAGCCTAGGCTCCAGGGTAATACTTTTGGTAACCAAGGCTCCTAGGGCATTTAAGTCCACATAAGAAGCATATTCTTCCCCGAAGCCAAAGGTACCCGAGGCCGGCATTACAGGATTCTGCAGTTTAAGACCTGCCAGTTCTACGGTAAGATTCATAATGGACGCTACCTCCCAAAGACGTCCCAAGCCACACGGTGGGCAGGAAACACAGGCCCTTCAGAACAAACGTTCTCATAGGTCAAGTTCCCATCCTCCTGGTATATAGGCACAGCACATCCCCGGCAGGCGCCCAAGCCACAGGCCATATGTTCTTCCAAGGATACCTGAGCAGGTATAAGGTGGGTAGCGGCAAGGCTAGCCACCACAGCTAGCATATCCCGTGGGCCGCAGGCGAAAATACCGTCGAATTGTTGGCTAGTAATCTGGTCGGCTAAAAGATCAGTTACCAGGCCGGTAAACCCAGCGCTTCCATCCTCTGTAGCTATTTCTAACTCTACTCCTAGTTCGGCTAACTCTCGTTCCCTTAAAAGGTAATTTCGGCTACGCGCCCCTTGATAAAAGGTTACCCTATTCCCCTGGGCTACAGCCTCCCGGGCCAAAAAAAACAAGGGAGCCAAACCCATACCCCCGGCCACCAGAGCTAATCTTTTACCAAAAGGAACTACAAATCCCCGCCCTAAGGGACCGAGTCCGGAAATCCTCTCTCCCGGCACCCGGGCAGCTAACCAGGCCGTACCTTTGCCCACTACACGGTAGAGAAATTCTATTTCCTGCTTGCCTGGGTCGAAATCGTGGATGCTTAACGGCCGTCGCAAGAGAGGATCATACCCTGAACCGCACCGCAGGTGAACGAATTGCCCTGGCTTAGTCTCCTCTATCGGAGCCTTTAACCGCAGACGATAAATTCCAGGACCCGTAGGAAAATTAGTCACAACCTCTCCTACCCACAGGGCCATCTTTTCCCCATCCTTGGCTTAAAGTTCGACTTGAAGTATCTTTCGACACTTTCTTTTACCTTCCTTCTATAGGCTACAAAAAAGCCCCGGCTCTACCTGCGGGGCTGGGAAAGTAAAATAATATGGGGGTGATTAATCTATTTATGTAGGAAATTATCCTTCTTAAGTTTACCTCTAAGTTTATCCTCCTACAATTTTACTCTATTACCGCTAAGATATCCCTCTCGCTTATCAAGAGGTACTTCTGGTCTCCTTCCTTAACCTCTGTTCCAGCGTACTTAGCGAAGATAACCTTATCTCCCTTTTTGACCTCCATGGGCAAGCGTTGCCCATTCTCCAGAACCCTTCCTGGACCTACTGCTAAAACCTCTCCCTGCTGGGGCTTTTCCTTAGCCGTATCCGGCAGCACAATGCCTCCCTTAGTTTTTTCTTCTGCTTCTATAACCTTTACTAATACACGGTCACCCAGCGGCTTAAAAGCCATAACTCCCTTCTACCTCCCTTTTAACTTTGTTTTTAGCACTCACTTTAGGGGAGTGCTAACACCCAAAAAGTATCATATTAGGTTTGAGGCTAAAATGCAAGTACCCGCTGCAGTTTTCCTTATCATTTTCCTAGAAAGAAAAAATTATACAAAGCTTAATCTAAACGTGCGCATTCTGAAGCCTCTCCCTTCAAAACGGCTAAACCATGGGGTAAAGCGGGTAGTACCGCCTCCAGGTTTTCCCTTACTCCCCGAGGGCTCCCAGGCAGGTTTATAATTAGACTTTTCCCCCGGATCCCGGCCACGGCACGCGATAACATAGCTTGAGGAGTAACCTTCAGTCCTTGCGCCCGCATGGCTTCTGGCAAGCCCGGCACCTCCCGCTCTATGACTTCTTTAGTAGCTTCCGGTGTTACATCACGCGGACCGAAACCCGTCCCGCCTGTGGTAAGGATTAAATCCGCTCCCACTTCATCACAAAACTCCCGTAATTTGGTAGCTATAACCTGGCGTTCGTCAGGAACTACAGCATAAGCCACCACT harbors:
- a CDS encoding dihydroorotate dehydrogenase electron transfer subunit, whose protein sequence is MALWVGEVVTNFPTGPGIYRLRLKAPIEETKPGQFVHLRCGSGYDPLLRRPLSIHDFDPGKQEIEFLYRVVGKGTAWLAARVPGERISGLGPLGRGFVVPFGKRLALVAGGMGLAPLFFLAREAVAQGNRVTFYQGARSRNYLLRERELAELGVELEIATEDGSAGFTGLVTDLLADQITSQQFDGIFACGPRDMLAVVASLAATHLIPAQVSLEEHMACGLGACRGCAVPIYQEDGNLTYENVCSEGPVFPAHRVAWDVFGR
- the groES gene encoding co-chaperone GroES, with the translated sequence MAFKPLGDRVLVKVIEAEEKTKGGIVLPDTAKEKPQQGEVLAVGPGRVLENGQRLPMEVKKGDKVIFAKYAGTEVKEGDQKYLLISERDILAVIE
- a CDS encoding MogA/MoaB family molybdenum cofactor biosynthesis protein; the encoded protein is MIRVAILTASDKGARGEREDKSAEVIRELVARIGGQVVAYAVVPDERQVIATKLREFCDEVGADLILTTGGTGFGPRDVTPEATKEVIEREVPGLPEAMRAQGLKVTPQAMLSRAVAGIRGKSLIINLPGSPRGVRENLEAVLPALPHGLAVLKGEASECARLD